The following is a genomic window from Aphis gossypii isolate Hap1 chromosome X, ASM2018417v2, whole genome shotgun sequence.
TGTGGGGGTAGGTTACTGTATGAGATGTACAGATTTTGCTAAAACTtataacccccccccccaaccCAAATTCCTAATTACACCACTGAATCcatcaaggatattcactttgccatcagAAATCACCTCCAAAGTtcgaaattggagcattatttcgataaGTTATACTGAACACAGACAAAAAACACAGACACACATCatcgtaaaatcaatattatattcatcacttcgtttagaatctaaacttatttgtaatttaaaaaaatttaatttttttttccaataaattaaaatcaaaatattaaatataaatgtgatttcataaattaaaaattttaatattttattttatacaaatgttaaaacttatctaatcaaatatttaactgaaattttttgtttacactTAATACCCACCAAGTTTCTATTTTATCGAAGTATTATTTACCTTTATAAATTTGGCAATATTTATTCGCACTCTTGGCGTTTTTGGCgcggtttattattttactagatAATAACCATCTGCAGTCATGTTTGACATACTTGactttatcaattatttaatttccttTGATTCCATCGTGCTGATTTTAAAACTGCGCTATAGCTACTTGTTACACCAGATAAAGTAGAGCGAGATTGGAATTTTGGCAGGAATTCGATTACGGCCTGTATGTCTCTCATATTGTGAAAGTGGGACATAGGTCGAAATTGTAGGATCTTTGGGGATGAGTATATCTCTTACCAAtatcagtttaaaaaatagtatcagttcattattatttatctgtgGAGTGCTCTGTGTACTATATAGTAGTCacagcaatattattattgtttactcgGTTCCCGTTGTTGTcggaaaatcataaaataaaataaataggattTCTGTTAACATTAACACTGATCAACTTACgctgttttaatataatatgagccTAAATCGCACCTAAACTGGTAGACAAAAACCGAGCTCACTAAACACAACTTTAAAAcgacacaaaaaaatacaaatctatAATAACCGTACAACAACGACATCGTCGACGGCAGTTCCGTCGACGGCGACGGCGACACAGATACGACAAGGCGTTAATCTGTAGATCGAGGCCCGTCATCACTACCATCGTCATCACTGCCACCGTAATCACTACTTTCGTAATTTTCCTCATCAACTTCTTAACCACCATCGTATTGAGTCTTCGAACGCCATGATGATCGGCTGCGCTCCAGATGGTGACGAAATGTTTCTGATGCCGCTGAAGAAAAGAAAACATCTGGTCTGTCCAGGCGATGGTCAGTCACTGAGTGAGAGACGGTGTGGCGACACCGGCCTGGACAAGTGCGGCGCACCCAGGCCCCGCAGACGTAGCGTATGCGCGGCAGAAGACGACGACCTGACACCAAAGCCGGTGACTTGCCCTGGACCATGCTTCGAGGACACAGCCGAGTGGCAGTCGACCAAATCGACGGCGGCATGCCTGTTCCGAGCCCTGGGCCAGCATTACGACGAACCGTGGTTCCCGACTGTGATCAACGAATGGTCCGCCCTGTATTACCAGTGCAGCCACGCTTGTGATTACTGGCAGGGCCGGGACGAATGGTTGGCTGGTGACGAGGAGGTTCGGCTGACCGTGTGGTCTGAAGTGCTTAATTACAGAGAACAGTACAAGAGGCAGCTGAATGACGGATGCAACTCTGAGGTTCGTACGACAGTTCGGTGTATTAGTGTTGGACCTATAGCATGGATAAGCATGAGGGGAGGACAGGTAAAAGCGTGTGATGTATTGGGGCCTTAAGACTTAAAACTACGATTGTTTTAGAGGCCTCAGGTTGATGTCATACTCTGAAATCAACCCTGAAaagtagtaaattatttaggacGACGAATAATAgtccagaaaataatattttagaaattaccCAATTACCTTTTTACTCTAGActgtaataaattcaattttatctgGTTTAGTTTTATCCATACTCGTAAATCGATTTAAAGGAATACacgaataaagaaaataattgagCCAAGTAACCAGTGGAAAtggaaaatatgttttgtttttaaaatatacatcttTACTTTCATTAAACACCATAAATActgcatacataataatatattatattatatttttgtatgattgATGATTTATCTgactaaattataagtaacattttttgtttaattggaCCTtcaatataagtaggtaagtTACACAAAATGTTACCTAAAATATGTCTTGAAACAACTTGgctttattattagaaaataataaaatatttgttaatttgatAGGGTATGAAAAAAGAATTGGAATGAtggtagttttgttttttatatgtcgaaaataagtgaaaaacttttcttttccttgaaacttaaaatacatatcacTGATGAGCGGGcgcaaaaaaatcaattcattaTCATTAATCTTAACTCCCTAAATTAGGTTGCTAATACAATCGGTGTAAGTTAAGGAGTcatacaaaatcataaaaatttgaaaaaggcCGTGTACTTACCCTCTAATTTAACCTAgagcacaataatataagacaCTAATTGATATGTTTCAAACTGTTGTTAAACAGACAATCAAATTCTACCCAGTTCTATATAATCCTAGACGTCATCATATTACAACATCAACATTatctgttatttaatataatatgtataaacagGTAACGGAAACCCATGGATGCCCTAACAAAGCCAACGATCGATTCGACTTACCGCACAAGAATGTAGAACAGTTATGTGAGGAGGATCTGCCGTGCACTGACAACAGTGCACGGGCCGAAGTCGAGGTAGCTGAAATAGCACTCGCGGACCCGGACGACAACCCTGACTGGGTGGAAATGCGGCGCAAGATGCGAGGCTCGTTCGCGGCGTTGAACGTAGCACGATGCGAAGTCAATGCTGAGTTACTGGACCATATCATGATCGAGCTGTGTAAATATTGGGCAAACGCGCCTGAAACCGAGAACCCCTATCTAATCGATCAGCATCTGGAGGAGAACATTATACAAGAGATTCAAAACTTCCGATTTAAACTATTTGACGTGGCCATCATAATCGAACCAGAAATACAACAGCTGGGTCCGGAAACGTATCAGGATCCGAAACCTAGCCGAAAGCAGGAATCTTGTCAAAAACCAGAACCGTGTCAGAAGCCGAAATCGTGTTCTCCGTCACAGTCAGAACCATGTTGTCCACGGAAGCCAGAATCTTGTCGTCTCCAGGAGCCGGCACAGTGTTTCCCGCAGGAACCGAAATCGCGCCTAAAGCCGGAATCATGTTGCCCACGGAAGCCAGAATCTTGTCGTCTCCGGGAGCCGGCACAGTGTTCATCACGGGAACCAAAATCGTGCCTAAAGCCGGAACCATATTCTCCGTCTGAGCCAGAACAGTGTTGTCCATCGGAACCGAAATCGTGCCAAAAGCCGGTATCATGCTGTCCAAAAGATCCTCAATTATGCTGTCCGCGGGGGCCAGAATCGTATTGTTCACAGAACCCTGAACCATGCTGCCCACTGTTACCACCCAAACCTAAGTGTTGCGCCCGCAGGCGGTCTACCAAAACAAAGTTGGCTGAAGCCCGAGCTCGCCATAACGCTACACAAGTTCGGGATCGTGACATTACAACTGGATGGTTAGGTGGGAATCCTCATGAATAAATCGAtgtgcatattttttatttaaacctatatgtatactaaataaacgatttaatattattataaatacattatacttaattcaTCAATTAGTTTTAGCTtcgaaatttttcaaaaatgttactcTTCCCACTTCGAGGCAAATAATCTTCCAATGTATTTTCGCTTCTTACCATAATAATTAGGCTATCGACcaataatgtaaaacaagACATTTGTCATATTAGGTTGATAATACTTTcagtaaaaaaactttttctcCTGCTTATGACAGTTTAGTACAGCGCATAAgcgtatatgatataatttttatataaataagagtATTGTCGGAGTATTTCTTcagtaaaaaaatcttaacggTGTACAATAAATAGACTTTATAAAGAacctatttatatcattaaaaaaaaattgtcaagagtgtaaaacattttgagtGATATCTGTTCTTACATTCAAAAGCTTAACTAATATGCGTTTGGTCTATAGATGGATTTGAGAGTGATCTaactaatagttttttttcaatattaaatgatccatgatataaattaacaacacattttatttgaattttgaataaatatgtataataataattgtttgaaataagCACGTGTACAGgctttattaaatagtaaatacttataaattaataataaaagtattaataaattaattaatttaaaaaattaaataaattgtaagtgCAATATTTATCGCCATTCAAGAAAACagccaaataaaaatacggaATTGCTCTCTcagtaatttgaaaaatcaccATTAGATTCAAGTTGTTATGATTCTTGAAGATAACTgacaaaaatccaaaaaagtaaaaaggaaaataattCTATGCAATTGCATAAAAACCCGTGtctagttataattattaaaccaaGTAACCTTTgtcttcattttaaaatggaaGACCCGAGGATCGTACGTTTAATACATTCGTTCAACCACAGTGTTCAAGTACAATCGCAGTTGCAGTGATAAACAGTGTGTTAGTGGGTAGTTTCGATAGTTTCCAAGGAGGTTCGGACGTACGTGTGTGTTGATGAATCGGTGTAGCCATTTTTGCAAGATGGTGGGCATCTTACGCACCAAACCTAACATTTTTTAGgttatataacataactatCGTTTGTGAATTAGTGTAAACTACATggaaattaaagttattaatttattagtaataattattaagtgacAAACCTACGCCGACTTGTTTATTTGTATCGTGGACGTTAggtttattttgaatacgTTTTTACTTAATCTAAAAGCTAcaaaatggtataaaatatttgtttattgcttttattaaatgtaaaatattgatatcatttccatattgtattttattacagttGCACATCATATTGTTGGTCCAACCGGGAATTGATCcggaaacaaaaatatgtatcagTTACAATTCTCTTGAAGAATGCATGAATGGTAAAATAATTCCTTTActttgtgaataaaaatttaatattttactattttaggaATTTGTGGGTTCTATGAAGCATGTCTGATGAACTTAAATCCAACTGTCACAACTTTTACGTATGAAATAATTCAGCTGTTTGATTTTCTTGACAATCTAACACATATTTCATGTCTTGTgtatgtcaaaaatattatattacattcaagTCATATATTtccgattttataaattatatattatgtttaggtaTCAACCAGATACCATGATGTATGTCCAATTCGACAAACAAATGATAAAAGTGGAGTTATTTATCCAACTGGGATGTCAAACTAATCAACGTCCATAAACATTATGAGTATaatgaaatgtttaattataatattatgaggcTGTTTTTTCCATAAGCAATGTACAAGTTATTCTTTGTTATTTGTCAAATATTCCAAATCTCAGAAAAGGAatctacttaataaaattaatatttaaatatttaattttatatttattttttgtgtttcaatataagaaattgttgtatgtattatatgtatctaaattcctccaagtttttttttttttttttattaaacaagaaaatattacaaaattattgttttctgattttaaaaccttgtatttaatattttataagcagcggtttgtatttaaaatttaatgtcatATAATTAGAGTTATGGATAAACAATAGCATATTATCTCATGATTATTccaaatactattaaatgatGTACTATGCAGAAGTATGGTTAATTTAAGAGGACGCTTCACCAGCATGGGTTGTCTCCATCTTTCAAAAGTACAACATAGTTAAAACCGTTTCATACAGGTAAGGACCACTCAGGCGAAGTCCAAGTTAATCAACCAAATTTTTTACACTAGAAAGAGATTTTAGATTGCAACATCGtacttatttttgatatcagaattacaaaaaaatttattcaagtttacaaaacacaaaaataacagattttgaaaaaaacgataagaaccttttttttgtagttctgatttcaaaaatataagagCGGTGTTGcagagtataaaatatctttctaGTTATActgatatataaaattaaattaatatatattatatagtatttaatactataaagaagtttaaataatcaaatagacCAGTAAAATGACAACTCTGTAGAAATTACTGCACCAAATcttaattgtgtttatttgacataaaaatgatgatataaGAAATAGTGAAACACGTTAAGTAGTTAGGACGATTGATTATAAGtactgatttaaatattaattaagtttcgTTAATAAAACACTCATATTGATCTCATACATTTGAAACTTTTACACATtagattcataattttatttaacatgataatattactatatatatacatgatatacatatatccaattgagattttcaaaaaaataaaaaaaccttatTTCATATCATAATTATGTGCAGTTTATTGTGCacacacaattttaattttgaattggtAATGATGATTCATTCAATTTTcatcatacacacacacacacacacacacacacacacacacacacatacacaccaGTGTTGGACTAAGCTTAATctgattaataacaatttgaagTTATTATCaaggttaataatttttatagtatattacttcaaagtatatgaatttaatgaaaaaatattttatgtaagtaaCTTTCCCACTACTGTTATaagcttaataaataaaatgaacgaaaaataaaattactacagTAATACCGAGTGAAATTTCAAGAGAAATGATTTActaagatttataaattttttatacttggtacaaattaaaataaattgaagaaaaatttccttaaaaaactttaattttatttaaacttgaaaaaaaaaactgtagtaCAATTACATACCAAAATTCTGTTTTTCACCATCTCggttgttgtaaaaataaaaattaacatatatacacattttataaatatgtttaaatgaaaaattaacaatcacattaaatgtatattgatttataaagtttgtgtcaatataacttattataacaaacaaaatatattaaattttataaacaaaatcaaaaaaaaaaaaaaaacaaattaaattactcctgctttaaaaaaaaaatgttttcaaaggTCTCAGTAGGAAAAcacaaatatagttataaataatactttcttATTAGAtggtaaatacaaaaaaattaaacaacagaatataaatatttataaaacaaaaataaacaaattaaacaaacaattacatatagttactgaaaaaaaaaataatgctccttataaaaaatcatttgtcTCTTCTAAGTACCTTAAGTGTGAATTTAtctgaaaaattgttaatacaaagattgattatttattggaaTATACTAGATATTGTGGAATATTTCATAGAAGCGTATGCCACTAAGATTTTCTACTAtactaatttgtaaataattatcataataaacccattaattcataaaccaaatgtcaaataaagcaaattgtagtttaattatttttaaaaaatcaacttgaagttcatttttattttttattgtaaaataaaaacattatatttaaataaaaatattaatcaaagttgtaaatatttaattactcataactgaattttaaattaaataatactattaaaacattaaactattttatcaaactatgtaaataaaattttaaaatttattataaaattattctttaccattttataaaagtttaccatagatgatttaaataaaatataccaattgGAGATATAGTTATCATGATTcaccttataaaaaatttaatatcataccaTAATAAATCGGTTAATTTTCTTTTCTCTCttttacgatatttataacaaatttatactttttatggtGAGtgtataaaacacatattaaatGAATCAATTTAGGATTAATAGTACTTTAAACATGATTTAATAATGGGGagataacctaacctattcggtttatatttatgtattagttttaattcaaaagaaaTCAAGTGTCATACAGttgatataacatttataaataaatttaattaatacaatcttagtctaaaaattctttaaattgtaaaatatataggtagtactgtttttaaaaatactcacTAAGcatattttcatcaatattataaacaaaattattttttttatattccatacttaaattagttattatgatttcaaaaataaaagcagTTCCTCACAAACTTTGTTCTAACTGATTCTAgacttattgtattattagataatattttgttcgattttctaattttgaagTAAATGTGCTACATGCaccaatttagtatttatatttaaaagttaaatttcgTGTCAATCCTAAAAATCGAATAGTTGTACTAATACTatgagtattaaattttatattattatacttaatttaaaagcaaattcattgaattttaaagactatccatttttaaacatataatttaattttagtaagtgTAAAGACATGTTAAATGTATACGCTTTTGATATTAGGACCAATTTCTGttgtatattagaaaaatctagtataaaataagaGACCTATCAAGAGATGTATggttaactaaattatatttttgaaatattaattatgtttaaatattcttaatctcaagcaagttttaaaataagttgctTCTAAGTGAAAAAccttgtaaaatataactgcaaatgtttaaaaagttaGATCAATAttgatactaataatatatgacagGTAtagttaattagtatttaattgtatattttttgaagatcAACATATAACTACCACTATTAaagttatagaaaaaaaagttttaacataTCCatgatatactaatatttaccaattaaatacaatataaggtGTTAAGCATTAACTATAGCCAGCCAGATCAGCATTTAGtgtatgcaaataataataagtgacaACACGGCGCGTTGAACGGATTCCCACCGATCGTTGTAGCGTACGTCACGAAAATGTAACCGTTTTCAACTCGAAAGGACGCGAAGGTGCTGAAATAGTGTGCGAGCGAGTACGTTTAAGCTGCGATCTAATAATCTAATTATAAGGGTTTTGGACCACCGGCAGCGTCATCTGAGCAATATTCTGAATacgtaatgtgtatattataagccAGACGCTGCAATCGTGACAATCGTGTGCGTGCGGGTACGTTTTAGCTGCGATCTTATATTCGAGTTTTGGAGGACAGTCAGCGTCGTTCATACCGTAAAATATACTACTAAATTGGGTAGTTTCAGGCGCGTACACAAGGGGGGGTTTTAGGGGTTCAACCCCCCCCCGAAATTTCaggaaataagttttattatttataaccttaggttagattatataagaataaaaatttaaaaccaaaaccccccccaaaatatttttttgtgtacgcGCCTGGGtagtttatttctatttttaaaataaaccgaGTTTACGCTCGTCGTTGTCGGCTGCTAatggctattattattattttaattatttttctactgcTATCCGCAACTAGTAGGAAGTAGATTGTCGTCATacgtattttaagtataaatattaaattgtattgtttttaattttaattagttcaaCATGTCGAATTGtgctcataatataataaatattaaatgatattacatttaatttgatagTTGCAAACTTGCAAATATGGTTGCTGAAGGACtcctaaatattgtatattcgaaactgaaaattattaactatgtcTTAGGTTCGAGGCTTATGGTTCATGGATATATCCATAAATCGGTACTGTCGTGATCTCACGAAATCTATACTAAAGAACTTTctcactcttttttttttttttgcttttacacttttagattctgaacgaagtgatgaatgtattaattttacaatgatgtgtgttttttttttgtgtctgtgtacagcataactagtcgaaataatgttccaatttcaaattatgggggtggtttccgatgtaaaagtgaatatccttggtgcattatagaggtaaaaagttaatattttctaacagttttcgagaaaaacaaaaaaaaaaaatgacggaaaaacggcaatttttacgcaaaaccagttttcgaccaaatcgattatttttatggttgtaattcaaaaactaatcactgaaaatacttgaaattttcaccaaatgttaatgtcagtggtatctgtatatagttaaattttcaaaaaattttgactttttttgagttatttatagaccactgaaattttcgatttttttgagaaattttttttaaagtgtcgattaaaaatttttagataaccaaaaagttttgaaaatttaatacaaggttccttatgagttgtttttattgtagctaaaaaaaattaaaaatcgttagtcacaatttttttttataagcgtttatagttcaaatttttacgaaatctgtcgaaaacgcgaaaatttgcaagtaattttgaagttgaaaaatcataaaattatttgtgttcataactaaggattaaaattataacactaagttttccataagttttcctttaagtagctatagagaaaactcataacatcattataggaaaaattttatgtgcgtttgaattttaaatttttacgaaatagcgtaacgacaACGATTTATCTCAagcgattttaaatatttgttattattcaaaaagtataagtcgtagatacttgaaaattttaccagttatttagattggcattttctttgtatgatttaattttcaaaatattttgagttttttttgagctatttatagacaactgaaattttcaatttttctgaaaaacaagatttttcataagtttagcttacaataattataaaagaacttaaatgttggtgtattcaggccattaaaacataaaccacctttttcaccaaccactggaaattatatcctagactgacaaatcatcttcgttcagaatggtttttcgtatacaatgatacctatcattgcattcaaatttaacctaccctagtccgaggtcaaccccgccccctaatgtacagcagaacggtacccacttgcccacttttttaattttttttataattttttttttttaaaaaaaaaaattatccttttgttaaaaaataaaagtatatacatgattaattaataatattacactattcTATCTCGATGTCTTATTCTTTGAGTTTTTACAATATCTCGATTCGTTTCCCTCACACAATAtaacattagtttttttatcatcaaatgaataattatataacttaggATTAAAacgcatatgtatatattcctTATTGATGAATGACATTGTttgaaatagtataaatactttaattttgtttctctATTTCTGAAACTACgtaatctaaattattagtagATTCTTTTAGACTATTGAGATTGGgcatttgtaattttgataAGTTAAAAGATTTCATTAAAGATACTATTCTACCGCTGTTGTCACTATTTTATAGGATGCTTTTTGACGCATTCGTTACCGTTCCGCACCGTCATGGAATCGGTGGGGTGGCAGTAACAAAACAAACCAAAATGGCAAgccaacatattttacaaaaaaatagcgAAAGATAAACGAAAACCTCTGTAACTGTAGGCTTATTATATTGCGGATTGCCTATGCGTTTTTCTATACTGATCCGCTAAGACAGCATTGAAATATCATCAACAGATGAACcgttcgaaaataaaatatgataccgTATGAGCAATATTATAACTGCTATGTCATAATAtacgcaatattattatattttattaaaacaaaattgtggTGTATTATTAAGTGGGTGGAAAatactcatttaaattttactcttGTATACTTATCTTAAAATTGTTGTAggttctatatattatacactatgcACGTGTGTTGTAGAAGTCTTTACCGAATCACGGTAGTTCAATAATAAGGTCTTAGGCCTTAGCCCAGGAGCTacgtttttacaaaatttagttttttactaCACGtaacaatgtttaaaatatcagatatCCTGTTTTAATTGTGCTACTTTATTTCACATGGGGAATATCGTTgccgagtatattattaatattataattatctaattagCAAGTAATACTTATACGGTTAAtggttacaattattaataagaatatgtCCATAatccatatttaaaattattttaaaattatatcatgttaaaatatgtatatttaaaatatttagtgaaactttcatacttttaaagtagttcattttgaatatacttatatacccCACTAAAACCAAATCGATTTCGTTCGAAAACtagttttgtgtaaaaatttcCATACTGccttattttagttttgtttcttataaatgtaagcattttatttttctaaaaacatgaTGATAGACGAAAAACACATTCATATCATTGTAATGatgtgatattaataaaatcaaaaatatatacttaggatattgtataaattgtgcTTAAAATGTGTTACATTCTgaactcgtatattatacattattatttaaaaacattataatatattataatttatgtaattattttcagtttcgaataaacaatatttaggaGTTATTCTGCAACCATCTGGCCAACTAGATTAGAAAAATACCGATAAGTTGTACAGCGCAAAACACGAGTTAagtaagaaattaataattattataatatagataatggaTTTCCGATCTTAAAAATTTTGGAGGTCACAATTATACTGTGgcaatgtaaatttattatatcttataaattaaccaaaaatattatataagtaccaaataatattataattttgaaaagaatATTGTTCACTGTACCGTAACTATATTGCCTATACACTACGCCGTTCAACACACATTatggaaaacaattattattatatggataaGTCAAACTTGGTTCATGAGGTTTAAAAGTATGTTAATTATCAGCTTTTGATAATCATTAGTTCATAGAATATTGAAA
Proteins encoded in this region:
- the LOC114132786 gene encoding uncharacterized protein LOC114132786 yields the protein MMIGCAPDGDEMFLMPLKKRKHLVCPGDGQSLSERRCGDTGLDKCGAPRPRRRSVCAAEDDDLTPKPVTCPGPCFEDTAEWQSTKSTAACLFRALGQHYDEPWFPTVINEWSALYYQCSHACDYWQGRDEWLAGDEEVRLTVWSEVLNYREQYKRQLNDGCNSEVTETHGCPNKANDRFDLPHKNVEQLCEEDLPCTDNSARAEVEVAEIALADPDDNPDWVEMRRKMRGSFAALNVARCEVNAELLDHIMIELCKYWANAPETENPYLIDQHLEENIIQEIQNFRFKLFDVAIIIEPEIQQLGPETYQDPKPSRKQESCQKPEPCQKPKSCSPSQSEPCCPRKPESCRLQEPAQCFPQEPKSRLKPESCCPRKPESCRLREPAQCSSREPKSCLKPEPYSPSEPEQCCPSEPKSCQKPVSCCPKDPQLCCPRGPESYCSQNPEPCCPLLPPKPKCCARRRSTKTKLAEARARHNATQVRDRDITTGWLGGNPHE
- the LOC114132780 gene encoding enhancer of rudimentary homolog gives rise to the protein MEDPRILHIILLVQPGIDPETKICISYNSLEECMNGICGFYEACLMNLNPTVTTFTYEIIQLFDFLDNLTHISCLVYQPDTMMYVQFDKQMIKVELFIQLGCQTNQRP